Genomic segment of Macaca nemestrina isolate mMacNem1 chromosome 3, mMacNem.hap1, whole genome shotgun sequence:
agaaacagagaaaggaaggtAGAGAGAAAAACGGTCTTCTGCCTCCAGGACCAACAGGACCCAGCACTCCGGGAAAATGTTGGGTGCGCAGTGCGGGCTAAGTGCTCGGCCCACAGCCCCATTGACCGGCGGGGCGCTCACCGAATCGCCAGCCTGGGTTATTTCATGCTGGAGCAATTCAGACGAATTCCGTTTCCGAAGGAATGAGCGAACTTCCCAGAGGGCAATGAGGCTCTGGTGGTTGCCCGTTTTTCATCCACATGGTTCACAGATGACAGAGCCCCACGTTGAGCTTGCAACAGAGCGCGAGGCAGACAGTCCTATCCACACAGGAGACGCTCTCAGGCCGACTGAAGTGTGGTTTCGGGTTCCACGTTCCTTTGCCCTCCGCAAGGGGGCCTGTTGCTCACGTGTCTCCGGGTCCCCAAAAGCGAGATCGTGTTGACTGTTTTCCGAGCTCTGTGGGGACACAGAAACCTCCAGGGAAGCGTGGAAAAGCAGCACCGTGTCGGTGCTCTCCTTTCCAGTTTTCAAACCGGCCACAGTGGACACTCCCCACGTTGCAGGAAACAGGAATCCCTCGTCAGGCCGTGATGCACGGGACGTTTCTTTTCTCTGTGGTTTCGCTCTGGTTTTCTACATGAAAATGAACGAGATCCACACACCTGCGAGTGTGAGACTATCAGGGCAAATGTGACACCCACGAGCTGGCAGTAGAGTCGGCAGCCTGAACCCGGGACAAAGGTACTGACGGACATCCAGACACACCCCACCACaatcccaaacacacacacacacacacacaggggcgCAAGCGCGGTAACACaagtacacacacagacacacagatacagacaGCTTGAAGGACAGCAAGGGACAGAGGGATGTAGAGATATaagtggaaggagagagagaaacagcgatagagagacagagagagggatggggggagagagagagagaaagggggagagggaaggagagaaagggagagggtgaGGGAGCTGGAGAGCGAGAGCGACAGAGCCTTGGAGAGGGAGGCTCTGCTCGGGTAGACACCGTCCCTTTGAACCGGCCAGGGTAGGGTGGAGGGTGCTTGGGCCGGGCTAGAACAGGGGGGCAGGGCCCCCCATGCGGGAAAATCAACGGAGCCCTGAGACGTTTTTTCTTGGATTCATTGGTTGCCTTGGGGGTGCGTGTCACAGGGTCCTTCCTTTGCTTCTCCCTGTCCTCTTGCTGCGGTGGACCCCGAAATTTGTAGAGTGCGCCCGTCCGTCTGGCGGGAAACGTTGCGCCGAGCGTGTCCATGGCCGGAGGCCTGGGTCTCTCGGGACTGCAGTTCACACGAAGTCGGTGGCAATGGGAAACCAGGTGCACAGGGACGGATTTCCTCGTGGCGGGCGAAGACAATGTTCTTCCCCCTGGAAAGCAGCCCGCGGGTTCTGGAGCGCAGGTCTTGGCTGGCGTCTGTGGGACCCGCTGCCCCTTCCCCCGGCTTGGACAGTGGCGGCGGCGCTGGATGAATGTTTGAATTGCCCGGGCGTCCGGGGAGCGGGAGGACACCCGGGACCTCAGGGAACCCACGCCTGCGCCCTTCAGGGTCGGTCCCCTCCCGCCCGGGTTGGAGCTGGGCTCCCGGTGGGGCTGCAGCCGGGTGGAAGAGGTGGGATGCTGCTGCCTGGCGGTGCTGCAGTGGCGACCTTCAGGAGGAGGTCCTGGGCTGCGGCTGGGGCGCAGGGGCGGACAAGGGGGAGCAGAGTCAGGGGGTGGTTTGGAAGCACGGAGACAaaagggggaaagagggagggagccGAAAGCCAAAAGCCTAGGGTACCCGCTATTCCCAGGCGGaatcccatccaagtactaaccaggcccgaccctgctgaGCTTCACGAGATCAGAGGAGACCCGGCGCCTGCAGGGTGGTGCGGCATAGACGCCAGCAGcggcgcctggctgccccaagcGCCCGGCCCAGCCACGCCCGCACGACTCCAGGCGTCACCGCCACCCTGGGGCCGCAGGGCTCGGATCCGGGACGCCCGAGCCGCTCGCCCGTGCCCCGGGCAGCTGTCTCTCTCCACGCCCGGCAGCCGCGCTGCGTCTTCCGCCGGCCTCCCGGAGCGTCCCGCCGTCGCAGGCGCCCAGGCCAAGGGCAGGACCAATGTGGCGCCGCCCTGCTGTTGCTGGGGGGCGCCTGCGGCCTCAGTCCCCCGCTCAGGCTTCCGGCTCTCGGCTCTCGGGGCGGCCTCCCTTCCGCCCACGCTCCAGGCCTTCCCCTGGCTCCCGAGCCCCGGAGCTTCCACCACATCCGGCCGGCTCAGGACGGGTGGGCTCATCCCTtccctttttaactttttgttgtttctatttatatttattgtgctaTGTCTTGAAATGTTGTAGTTATTCCTTTTGGTTGGATATTATTTAGCATTCCTACTTTGAATAAGAGTGCACACCACACAGCtatagtgttataatattctgctTTGTTTTGTATACTATTAGcagtgaggatttttttttaacctttggaTGATCATTGATTGCTCGttaatgtccttttcttcctgattgaagtactccctttagcgtTCCTTGTAGGACAGGTGTGGTATTCATGAAAtacttcagcttttgtttgtctggaaaagtcagtatttctttgtatttgaaGAACATTTTCACTGTATGTGCTATTCTAAGGTAAAAGTTTGTTTCCTTtagtactttaaatatttattgcttcTCTCCCCTGGCCAGTGGGGTTTCCACTgcaaagtctgctgccagacgtGTTGGAGCTCCcctgtatgttatttgtttcttttctctttcttcctttagaACTTTTCTATCTTTGACTTTTGGAAGATCGATTATTGAATGCTTTGAAGTAGTCttttttgggttaaatctgcttcaTGTTCTATAACATTTTTGTAGTTAGATAtggatatctttctctaggtttggaaagttctctgttatcatccctttgaataaatttttctacccctccctctttctctacaTCTTCTTTAAAACCAGTAAGTCTTAGATCTGTCTTTGtcaggctattttctagatcctgtaggcatgatgcgttgtttttattctttttgtttgtttgtttcttctacGTATTTTcgaatagcctgtcttcaagctcactatttcttctgcttgatccattctgctATTAAATGGCTGTACTGCATTCTTCAgcatgccaattgcatttttcagctccagaatttctgcttaattTATTGTaagtattttaatctctttgttgaGTTTAGCTGTTAAAATTAGGAATTTCTTTACTCTGTTATCTTAAATttctctcagttttttttttttttttttaatacagatattttgaattctctgtctgaaaggtcacatatttctttttctccaggaTTTGTCCCccgtgccttatttagttcacttgatgaagtcatgttttcctggatggtgttgatgctagtaAATGTTCCTCATTGTCTGGACATTAAAATCTTAGGCATGCAGCACTATATgagaggtttaaaaaataaaattaaaaaagagaaaaggtgagtatttactgtagtcttcactgtctgggcttatttgtaactgtctttcttgggaaggcttttcacatatttgaaaagacttgggtgttgtgatctaagccatATCTGCTTTATGGGGCACCTTATACCCAATAATGCTGTAATTCTTCCAGACTCATAGAAGTACCACCTTGACAGCCTTCAACAAGATCCAGGAGAATTTTCTGGATTACTAGTTAAAGGCTCTTGTTCCCTACCCTTATTTTCTCTCAAAGATACAGagtctttctttctgttctaagccacctaaagctgggagaagaaagacacaagcacccctggccaccaccactatgactgccCTGGATCAGACC
This window contains:
- the LOC105466510 gene encoding nascent polypeptide-associated complex subunit alpha, muscle-specific form-like is translated as MGNQVHRDGFPRGGRRQCSSPWKAARGFWSAGLGWRLWDPLPLPPAWTVAAALDECLNCPGVRGAGGHPGPQGTHACALQGRSPPARVGAGLPVGLQPGGRGGMLLPGGAAVATFRRRSWAAAGAQGRTRGSRVRGWFGSTETKGGKREGAESQKPRVPAIPRRNPIQVLTRPDPAELHEIRGDPAPAGWCGIDASSGAWLPQAPGPATPARLQASPPPWGRRARIRDARAARPCPGQLSLSTPGSRAASSAGLPERPAVAGAQAKGRTNVAPPCCCWGAPAASVPRSGFRLSALGAASLPPTLQAFPWLPSPGASTTSGRLRTGFVPRALFSSLDEVMFSWMVLMLVNVPHCLDIKILGMQHYMRGLKNKIKKEKSVSFSDMRLKPGGTSSGAFFLPACFPLTPRKQNAELLIRKAFRTREGQGRHPGSPCLTLDCFFNFGAWHGLTRDYHRSFDLDSAAHSNSLSRQFEYWLIWHENLAKYFLGIQLIFILLGLTVL